In one window of Azotobacter salinestris DNA:
- a CDS encoding translation initiation factor Sui1: MAKKASSFAALGGLVYSTDGGRHCPDCGQPVAACVCRQAQLPAGDGIARVRRETKGRGGKTVTTVSGLPLAGDELKELASALKRRCGTGGALKDGVIEIQGEHVELLLEELAKRGFKAKKSGG; this comes from the coding sequence TTGGCCAAGAAAGCCTCTTCCTTCGCCGCCCTGGGCGGTCTGGTCTATTCCACCGACGGCGGCCGCCATTGTCCCGACTGCGGCCAGCCGGTCGCTGCCTGCGTCTGCAGGCAGGCTCAGCTGCCGGCCGGCGACGGCATCGCCCGGGTACGCCGCGAGACCAAGGGCCGCGGCGGCAAGACGGTGACCACCGTCAGCGGCCTGCCGCTGGCCGGCGACGAGCTGAAGGAGCTGGCCAGCGCCCTGAAGCGCCGCTGCGGTACCGGCGGCGCACTCAAGGACGGCGTCATCGAGATCCAGGGCGAGCACGTCGAGCTGCTGCTCGAAGAACTCGCCAAGCGCGGTTTCAAGGCGAAGAAATCCGGCGGCTAG
- the speA gene encoding arginine decarboxylase — MARRTRKDDGSQWTVADSRAVYGIRHWGAGYFAINERGHAEARPNRAADRPVDLVELVGQLREAGLSLPLLVRFPDILQDRVRQLTGAFDAHIERLGYQSGYTALYPIKVNQQEAVVENIIATPNVSIGLEAGSKPELLAVLALAPKGGTIVCNGYKDREFIRLALIGQKLGHSVFIVIEKESEVQLVIEEAAELKVVPQLGLRVRLSSLASSKWADTGGEKAKFGLSAAQLLRVAERLRSAGLEQGVRLLHFHMGSQIANLADYQGGFKEAIRYYAELRALGLPLDHVDVGGGLGVDYDGTHSRNPSSINYDLDDYASTVVGMLQEFCDAHGLPHPHIFSESGRALSAHHALLVVQVTDVERHNDQLAEVAEPERLPETLRWLLELLGPTDDEMVTETYWRATQYLGELSRMYADGKLGLADKALAEQCYYALCRRLHDSLKARQRSHRQVLDELNDKLADKYICNFSVFQSLPDTWAIGQVLPILPLDRLDEEPLRRAVLQDLTCDSDGKIRQYVDEQSIETSLPVHELRAGEEYLLGIFLVGAYQEILGDMHNLFGDTDSVNVYQRADGSIYHAGIETHDTIEDMLRYVHLSPEELMTYYRDKVAGAPISARERAQYLDALRLGLTRSSYLSG; from the coding sequence ATGGCACGACGTACACGCAAGGACGACGGCAGCCAGTGGACCGTGGCCGACAGCCGCGCCGTCTACGGCATCCGTCACTGGGGTGCCGGCTATTTCGCGATCAACGAGCGGGGACATGCGGAGGCGCGGCCGAACCGGGCCGCCGACCGGCCCGTCGACCTGGTCGAGCTGGTCGGCCAGTTGCGCGAGGCCGGCCTGTCGCTGCCGCTGCTGGTGCGCTTTCCGGACATCCTGCAGGACCGCGTGCGCCAGCTGACCGGGGCCTTCGACGCGCACATCGAGCGCCTCGGCTACCAGAGCGGGTACACCGCGCTGTACCCGATCAAGGTCAACCAGCAGGAAGCGGTGGTGGAGAACATCATTGCCACGCCGAACGTCTCCATCGGCCTGGAGGCCGGTTCCAAGCCGGAACTGCTCGCCGTGCTGGCGCTGGCGCCGAAGGGCGGCACCATCGTCTGCAACGGCTACAAGGATCGCGAATTCATCCGCCTGGCGCTGATCGGCCAGAAGCTCGGCCACTCGGTGTTCATCGTCATCGAGAAGGAGTCGGAGGTGCAGCTGGTCATCGAGGAGGCGGCCGAGCTCAAGGTCGTCCCGCAGCTCGGCCTGCGCGTGCGGCTGTCCTCGCTGGCCTCCTCGAAATGGGCCGACACCGGCGGCGAGAAGGCCAAGTTCGGTCTCTCGGCGGCGCAGCTGCTGCGCGTCGCCGAGCGCCTGCGCAGCGCCGGGCTGGAGCAGGGGGTGCGCCTCCTGCACTTTCACATGGGCTCGCAGATCGCCAACCTGGCCGACTACCAGGGTGGCTTCAAGGAGGCTATCCGCTACTACGCCGAGCTGCGTGCCCTCGGCCTGCCGCTCGACCACGTGGACGTCGGCGGCGGCCTGGGCGTCGACTACGACGGCACCCACTCGCGCAACCCCAGCTCGATCAACTACGACCTGGACGACTATGCCTCCACCGTGGTCGGCATGCTCCAAGAGTTCTGCGACGCCCACGGCCTGCCGCATCCGCACATCTTCTCGGAAAGCGGCCGCGCCCTGAGCGCCCATCACGCGCTGCTGGTCGTGCAGGTCACCGACGTGGAGCGCCACAACGACCAGCTGGCGGAGGTCGCCGAGCCGGAGCGCCTGCCGGAGACGCTGCGCTGGCTGCTCGAGCTGCTCGGTCCGACCGACGACGAGATGGTCACCGAAACCTACTGGCGCGCCACCCAGTATCTCGGCGAGCTGTCGCGCATGTACGCCGACGGCAAGCTGGGCCTGGCCGACAAGGCGCTCGCCGAGCAGTGCTACTACGCGCTCTGCCGGCGCCTGCACGACTCGCTGAAGGCCCGCCAGCGCTCGCACCGCCAGGTGCTCGACGAACTCAACGACAAGCTGGCGGACAAGTACATCTGCAACTTCTCGGTATTCCAGAGCCTGCCGGACACCTGGGCGATCGGCCAGGTCCTGCCGATCCTGCCGCTCGACCGACTCGACGAGGAGCCGTTGCGCCGCGCCGTGCTGCAGGATCTGACCTGCGACTCCGACGGCAAGATCCGCCAGTACGTCGACGAGCAGAGCATCGAGACCAGCCTGCCGGTGCACGAGCTGCGCGCGGGCGAGGAGTACCTCCTCGGCATCTTCCTGGTCGGCGCCTACCAGGAGATCCTCGGCGACATGCACAACCTGTTCGGCGACACCGACTCGGTGAACGTCTACCAGCGCGCCGACGGCAGCATCTACCACGCCGGCATCGAGACCCACGACACCATCGAGGACATGTTGCGCTACGTGCACCTGTCCCCCGAAGAGCTGATGACCTACTACCGCGACAAGGTGGCCGGCGCGCCGATCAGCGCCCGCGAGCGCGCCCAGTATCTGGACGCCCTGCGCCTGGGGCTGACGCGCTCCTCCTACCTGTCGGGCTGA
- a CDS encoding MATE family efflux transporter has product MSVLALTTAWRHKPTRRRVRALAAPMVLSNFCTPLVTLVDSAVVGHLPHAHQLGAVAVGGSLFTLLAWAFGFLRMGTTGFAAQACGRANGAALRQVLLQSLLLAAAFALLLGLLALPFGELALGLMQPSAALDVLSREYFHIRLLGLPAVLASYALIGWLLGTQNARAPLAMLLLTSLGNVALDLWFILGLDWGVAGAARASVIAEWSGALLGLTLARRALRRHPGRLPWDALRRWANWRPLLAVNRDIFLRTLLLQLVFFLITVQGARLGDATVAANALLLNGLLLTAHALDGLAHAVEALCGHAIGRRDRTALQRALAVAGLWSLLASLGFALFFLTGGALFIRLQTDIAAVRELAESYLPYLAALPPVAVWSYLLDGLFIGATRAREMRDAMLLAVALALPLAWLLQGLGNHGLWLAFLAFMALRALSMAAFARRLWRQGLAEQAPEPQAH; this is encoded by the coding sequence GTGAGCGTCCTCGCCCTGACCACGGCCTGGCGCCACAAACCGACCCGGCGCCGGGTCCGGGCGCTGGCCGCGCCCATGGTCCTCTCCAACTTCTGCACGCCGCTGGTGACCCTGGTCGACAGCGCGGTGGTCGGCCACCTGCCGCACGCCCACCAGCTCGGCGCGGTGGCGGTCGGCGGCAGCCTGTTCACCCTGCTCGCCTGGGCCTTCGGCTTCCTGCGCATGGGCACCACCGGCTTCGCCGCCCAGGCCTGCGGCCGCGCCAACGGCGCCGCGCTGCGCCAGGTGCTGCTGCAGAGCCTGCTGCTCGCCGCCGCCTTCGCCCTGCTGCTGGGCCTTCTCGCCCTGCCCTTCGGCGAACTCGCCCTCGGCCTGATGCAGCCGTCGGCGGCGCTGGATGTGCTGAGCCGCGAGTACTTCCACATCCGCCTGCTCGGTCTGCCGGCGGTACTGGCGAGCTACGCGCTGATCGGCTGGCTGCTCGGCACGCAGAACGCCCGGGCGCCGCTGGCCATGCTGCTGCTCACCAGCCTGGGCAACGTGGCGCTCGATCTGTGGTTCATCCTCGGCCTCGACTGGGGCGTGGCCGGCGCCGCCCGCGCCTCGGTGATCGCCGAGTGGAGCGGCGCCCTGCTCGGCCTGACCCTGGCCCGTCGGGCGCTGCGCCGCCATCCCGGCCGCCTGCCCTGGGATGCCCTGCGCCGCTGGGCGAACTGGCGCCCGCTGCTGGCGGTGAACCGCGACATCTTCCTGCGTACCCTGCTCCTGCAACTGGTGTTCTTCCTGATCACCGTGCAGGGCGCCCGGCTCGGCGACGCCACGGTGGCGGCCAACGCCCTGTTGCTCAACGGTCTGCTGCTCACCGCTCATGCCCTGGACGGTCTGGCCCACGCCGTCGAGGCGCTGTGCGGGCATGCCATCGGCCGCCGCGACCGCACCGCCCTGCAGCGGGCGCTGGCGGTCGCCGGGCTCTGGTCGCTGCTGGCCAGCCTGGGCTTCGCGCTGTTCTTCCTGACCGGCGGCGCACTGTTCATCCGCCTGCAGACCGACATCGCGGCGGTGCGCGAGCTGGCCGAGAGCTATCTGCCCTACCTGGCCGCACTGCCGCCGGTCGCGGTGTGGAGCTACCTGCTCGACGGCCTGTTCATCGGCGCCACCCGCGCCCGCGAGATGCGCGACGCCATGCTGCTCGCCGTGGCTCTGGCGCTGCCGCTCGCCTGGCTGCTGCAGGGGCTGGGCAACCACGGTCTGTGGCTGGCCTTCCTCGCCTTCATGGCACTGCGCGCCCTGAGCATGGCGGCCTTCGCCCGGCGCCTGTGGCGTCAGGGGCTGGCAGAGCAGGCGCCGGAGCCTCAGGCCCATTAG
- a CDS encoding universal stress protein — protein sequence MTRVLACIDGSPSTAAVCDGAIWASRRLGLPLTFLHVLDRGRYPEPGDLSGAIGLGSREHLLDELARLDERRAKVALEHGQAVLEAARDRAVAAGLQAPELCQRHGSLVETLAEMADGIRLLVIGRQGEDSRQHAGQPIGSQLENVTRALARPILIVPDDFREPGSLLLAYDASPTAEQAVRMLAGSPLVKGLPLHLLMVGEDNALSRTALHEAQALLEVAGFVVIPAIREGDIEPVLHAYQQERAIDLLAMGAYGHSRIRRFLLGSTTSHMLHTSLTSLLLLR from the coding sequence ATGACTCGAGTACTAGCCTGCATCGACGGCTCCCCGTCCACCGCGGCGGTCTGCGACGGCGCCATCTGGGCCAGCCGGCGCCTCGGCCTGCCGCTGACCTTCCTGCACGTGCTGGACCGCGGGCGCTATCCGGAGCCGGGCGACCTCAGCGGCGCCATCGGCCTGGGCAGCCGCGAGCACCTGCTCGACGAGCTGGCCCGCCTCGACGAGCGGCGCGCCAAGGTGGCGCTGGAGCATGGCCAGGCGGTGCTGGAGGCAGCCCGCGACCGCGCCGTCGCCGCGGGCCTGCAGGCGCCGGAGCTCTGCCAGCGTCATGGCAGCCTGGTCGAAACCCTCGCCGAGATGGCCGACGGCATCCGCCTGCTGGTGATCGGCCGCCAGGGCGAGGACAGCCGGCAGCACGCCGGCCAGCCCATCGGCAGCCAGCTCGAGAACGTGACCCGCGCCCTGGCCCGGCCGATCCTGATCGTGCCGGACGACTTCCGCGAGCCGGGCAGCCTGCTGCTCGCCTACGACGCCAGCCCGACCGCCGAGCAGGCGGTGCGCATGCTGGCTGGAAGCCCGCTGGTCAAGGGCCTGCCGCTGCACCTGCTGATGGTCGGCGAGGACAATGCGCTGAGCCGTACCGCCCTGCACGAGGCCCAGGCGCTGCTGGAGGTCGCCGGCTTCGTGGTGATCCCGGCGATTCGCGAGGGCGACATCGAGCCGGTGCTGCACGCCTATCAGCAGGAGCGCGCCATCGACCTGCTGGCGATGGGCGCCTACGGCCATTCGCGGATCCGCCGCTTCCTCCTCGGCAGTACCACCAGCCACATGCTGCACACCTCGCTGACGTCGCTGCTGCTGCTGCGCTGA
- a CDS encoding SulP family inorganic anion transporter, whose amino-acid sequence MLKTLKDTWLFNVRGDVLAGLVVALALIPEAIAFSIIAGVDPKVGLYASFCISVVIAFAGGRPGMISAATGAMALLMITLVKEHGLQYLLAASLLCGLLQIGAGYLRLGSLMRFVSRSVVTGFVNALAILIFMAQLPELTDVTWHVYAMTVVGLGIIYLFPYVPKIGNLIPSPLVCIVVLTVVAMLLGLDIRTVGDMGQLPDTLPVFLWPDVPLTFETLAIIFSAALAVVGLLESMMTATIVDELTDTPSDKNRECKGQGLGNIVASLFGGMAGCAMIGQSVINVKSGGRSRLSTLIAGVVLLLMVVFLSDWVSQIPMAALVAVMIMVSIGTFSWTSIRDLRRYPLSTNIVMLATVAVVVYTHNLAYGVLVGVLLAALFFANKVGHFLRIDSIGQDDGHARTYRVVGQVFFSSSSKFVDAFDFKEALNRVTIDLSHAHFWDITAVAALDKVVLKFRREGTEVTVLGLNEASATIVDRFAVHDKPDAIDTLMEH is encoded by the coding sequence ATGCTGAAAACCCTCAAAGACACCTGGCTGTTCAACGTCCGCGGTGACGTCCTCGCCGGCCTGGTGGTGGCCCTCGCGCTGATCCCCGAGGCCATCGCCTTCTCCATCATCGCCGGGGTCGACCCCAAGGTCGGCCTCTACGCATCCTTCTGTATCTCGGTGGTGATTGCCTTCGCCGGCGGCCGCCCGGGGATGATCTCCGCCGCCACCGGCGCCATGGCCCTCTTGATGATCACCCTGGTGAAGGAGCACGGCCTGCAGTACCTGCTGGCCGCCTCGCTGCTCTGCGGTCTGCTGCAGATCGGCGCGGGCTACCTGCGGCTCGGCAGCCTGATGCGCTTCGTCTCGCGCTCGGTGGTCACCGGCTTCGTCAACGCCCTGGCGATCCTGATCTTCATGGCCCAGCTGCCGGAGCTGACCGACGTCACCTGGCACGTCTACGCCATGACCGTCGTCGGCCTGGGGATCATCTACCTGTTCCCCTATGTGCCCAAGATCGGCAACCTCATCCCTTCGCCGCTGGTGTGCATCGTCGTGTTGACCGTCGTCGCCATGCTCCTGGGCCTGGATATTCGCACCGTCGGCGACATGGGTCAGTTGCCGGATACCCTGCCAGTCTTCCTCTGGCCTGACGTGCCGCTGACCTTCGAGACCCTGGCGATCATCTTCTCAGCGGCCCTGGCCGTGGTCGGCCTGCTCGAGTCGATGATGACCGCCACCATCGTCGACGAGCTGACCGACACCCCCAGCGACAAGAACCGCGAGTGCAAGGGCCAGGGCCTGGGCAACATCGTCGCCAGCCTGTTCGGCGGCATGGCCGGCTGCGCGATGATCGGCCAGTCGGTGATCAACGTGAAATCCGGCGGCCGCAGCCGCCTCTCCACCCTGATCGCCGGCGTGGTGCTGCTGCTGATGGTGGTGTTCCTCAGCGACTGGGTCAGCCAGATCCCCATGGCCGCGCTGGTGGCGGTGATGATCATGGTGTCGATCGGCACCTTCAGCTGGACCTCGATCCGCGACCTCAGGCGCTATCCGCTGTCCACCAACATCGTCATGCTCGCCACCGTCGCCGTGGTGGTCTACACCCACAACCTGGCCTACGGCGTGCTGGTCGGCGTGCTGCTGGCGGCGCTGTTCTTCGCCAACAAGGTCGGCCACTTCCTGCGCATCGACAGCATCGGCCAGGATGATGGCCATGCCCGCACCTACCGGGTGGTCGGCCAGGTATTCTTCAGCTCGTCGAGCAAGTTCGTCGATGCCTTCGACTTCAAGGAGGCGCTGAACCGGGTCACCATCGACCTGTCCCATGCCCACTTCTGGGACATCACCGCGGTGGCCGCGCTGGACAAGGTGGTGCTCAAGTTCCGCCGCGAGGGGACCGAAGTGACGGTGCTCGGCCTCAACGAGGCCAGCGCCACCATCGTCGACCGCTTCGCCGTGCACGACAAACCCGACGCCATCGACACCCTCATGGAACACTGA
- a CDS encoding IS5 family transposase, translated as MSGRYEISAQRWAMIEAIVSPPQRMGRPRRDDRQMLNGIFWILCSGAKWRDLPERYGPWKTVYQRFRLWRDNGTFEQVLRHLHLRLREDGFIDLDTWMVDSTSIRATRAASGARKKGACKSRSTNVSAEAVVG; from the coding sequence ATGTCAGGCCGTTACGAGATTTCTGCCCAGCGCTGGGCGATGATCGAAGCCATCGTTTCTCCCCCTCAACGCATGGGCCGCCCCCGGCGAGATGACCGCCAGATGCTCAACGGCATCTTCTGGATTCTGTGCTCAGGGGCCAAGTGGCGCGATCTTCCCGAGCGTTATGGCCCCTGGAAGACGGTATATCAGCGCTTCAGGCTGTGGCGTGACAACGGCACCTTCGAGCAGGTGCTGCGGCATCTGCATCTGCGTCTGCGTGAGGACGGCTTTATCGACCTGGATACCTGGATGGTCGACTCAACGTCGATTCGGGCCACCAGAGCCGCCAGCGGTGCGAGAAAAAAAGGGGCCTGCAAGAGCCGCAGCACCAATGTCTCGGCCGAAGCCGTGGTGGGCTGA
- a CDS encoding IS5 family transposase, whose protein sequence is MQEPQHQCLGRSRGGLTTKLHLACDSNGYPLAVMLSPGQDADSRYFMPLLEQISLPGSQGRPRKRCRYVLADKGYDSESLRQYCDRYGMKPIIPLRKMHRKPRPGLPRLFDRPQYQKRNAIERLFSWLKEKRRLCTRYDKLASSFKAMVTLACIEKCLRADFSDKP, encoded by the coding sequence CTGCAAGAGCCGCAGCACCAATGTCTCGGCCGAAGCCGTGGTGGGCTGACCACCAAGCTTCATCTGGCCTGTGACAGCAACGGGTATCCGCTGGCAGTGATGCTTTCACCCGGGCAGGACGCCGACTCGCGCTATTTCATGCCCTTGCTTGAGCAGATCAGCCTGCCTGGCAGCCAGGGTCGTCCGCGCAAGCGCTGCCGGTATGTACTGGCTGACAAAGGCTACGACAGCGAAAGCCTGCGCCAATACTGCGACCGGTATGGCATGAAGCCCATCATTCCCTTACGCAAGATGCACCGTAAGCCTCGACCGGGCTTGCCTCGCCTATTTGACAGACCGCAGTACCAAAAGCGCAACGCCATTGAACGACTGTTCAGTTGGCTCAAGGAAAAGCGCCGTCTTTGCACCCGTTATGACAAGCTGGCCAGCAGTTTCAAGGCCATGGTCACGCTGGCCTGCATCGAAAAATGCTTACGTGCCGACTTTTCAGACAAACCCTAG
- a CDS encoding IS630 family transposase translates to MKTGRPAVRIELTEQEHAELTRRRARHKGPADMQLRAEIILFCARGESGSSIARRLGITAQTVSRWRLRFARLGLQGLNDEPRSGRPRSISDEKVQEVVDRVRQTRPDDASHWSSRRMSKATHISPASVQRIWRAFGLKPHLEHTFKLSTDPAFVDKVQDIVGLYLNPPDKALVLCVDEKSQIQALNRTQPGLPLEPGYPATRTHDYQRHGTTSLFAALDVATGEVIGRLKRRHRSAEFLEFLRAIEETVESDKAIHLIMDNYAVHKTDKVRAWLVAHPRYHVHFTPTSASWLNLVERFFSMLTQKWIKRQAHTSVKDLEQSIEYYLATYNQNPRPFRWRKGAGEILASVGRAARALQINNEANL, encoded by the coding sequence ATGAAAACAGGCCGCCCAGCCGTTCGGATCGAACTGACCGAACAAGAGCATGCCGAACTCACCCGCCGCCGAGCCAGGCACAAGGGGCCTGCCGATATGCAGCTGCGCGCCGAGATCATTCTGTTCTGCGCTCGAGGCGAGTCCGGCTCTTCCATTGCTCGACGGCTCGGCATTACGGCGCAAACCGTTTCGAGGTGGCGCCTTCGCTTCGCCCGTTTGGGCCTGCAAGGCCTCAATGACGAGCCGCGCTCAGGCCGCCCACGCAGCATCAGTGATGAAAAGGTCCAGGAAGTGGTCGACCGGGTGCGGCAGACCCGGCCCGACGATGCCAGCCATTGGAGCTCGCGCCGGATGAGCAAGGCCACCCATATTTCACCGGCGAGCGTACAGCGTATCTGGCGAGCCTTCGGGCTCAAGCCTCACCTGGAGCACACCTTCAAGCTGTCCACCGATCCTGCCTTTGTCGACAAGGTGCAGGATATCGTAGGGCTCTACCTGAATCCGCCGGATAAAGCGCTGGTACTGTGCGTCGATGAGAAAAGCCAGATCCAGGCGCTCAATCGAACACAGCCGGGGCTGCCGCTGGAGCCTGGGTATCCGGCGACCCGTACCCATGATTATCAGCGCCATGGCACGACGTCCTTGTTTGCCGCCCTGGATGTGGCCACCGGCGAGGTGATCGGACGTCTCAAGCGCCGTCACCGCAGCGCAGAATTCCTGGAGTTTCTCAGGGCCATCGAGGAAACGGTCGAGAGCGACAAGGCCATACACCTGATCATGGATAACTATGCCGTGCACAAGACCGACAAGGTGCGTGCCTGGCTTGTCGCACACCCGCGTTATCACGTGCATTTCACCCCGACGTCTGCGTCATGGCTGAATCTGGTGGAGCGCTTTTTCTCGATGCTCACCCAGAAGTGGATAAAGCGCCAGGCCCATACCAGCGTGAAGGATCTCGAGCAGTCCATCGAGTATTACCTGGCGACCTACAACCAGAATCCAAGGCCCTTCCGCTGGCGTAAGGGAGCAGGTGAAATCCTGGCCTCTGTCGGCAGGGCTGCTCGAGCCTTGCAAATAAATAATGAAGCGAACTTGTGA
- a CDS encoding SdiA-regulated domain-containing protein, producing the protein MIAIAKGLLGRLPVIHPRIWIALLLSLLLVQQVQDRQLDERLYFWAKNAWLEVCAQGLDFCLSDYEVRLEALPVAGVRNNLSGLSYDDERNHLWAVINNPEELLALSTEGEVLARYPLEGFKDVEGVAYLGGDLLVFTEERDQALVAVPVPTAPGALVRKDYRALALGFDNPDGDNRGFEGVAYDRRGDRLFVVTEHSPLKLYEIRGFKASLSGNFNLKVLDRSAWLNEKFVGTGLSSVEYDQSSDHLILLSDESRMLVELDDRGDTVSLRSLWHGSAGLKKNVPQGEGLALDEYGRLYMVSEPNLFYVFDRED; encoded by the coding sequence ATGATCGCGATTGCCAAGGGGTTGCTGGGACGGCTGCCGGTAATACACCCACGGATATGGATCGCGCTGTTGCTGAGTCTGCTGCTGGTGCAGCAGGTGCAAGACCGGCAACTCGACGAGCGCCTGTATTTCTGGGCGAAGAACGCCTGGCTCGAGGTCTGTGCCCAGGGTCTCGACTTCTGCCTGTCGGACTACGAGGTGCGCCTCGAGGCGCTGCCGGTCGCCGGCGTGCGCAACAACCTCTCCGGGCTGAGCTACGACGACGAGCGCAATCACCTGTGGGCGGTGATCAACAATCCCGAAGAGCTGCTCGCCCTGAGCACCGAGGGCGAGGTGCTGGCGCGCTATCCGCTGGAGGGCTTCAAGGACGTCGAGGGTGTGGCCTACCTCGGCGGCGACCTGCTGGTGTTCACCGAGGAGCGCGACCAGGCGCTGGTCGCCGTGCCGGTGCCGACCGCTCCCGGCGCTCTGGTGCGCAAGGATTACCGGGCGCTGGCCCTGGGCTTCGACAATCCCGACGGCGACAACCGCGGTTTCGAGGGCGTCGCCTATGACCGCCGCGGCGACCGCCTGTTCGTGGTCACCGAGCATTCGCCGCTCAAGCTCTACGAGATCCGCGGCTTCAAGGCCAGCCTGTCCGGCAACTTCAACCTCAAGGTGCTCGACCGTTCCGCCTGGCTGAACGAGAAGTTCGTCGGCACCGGCCTGTCCTCGGTGGAGTACGACCAGAGCAGCGACCACCTGATCCTGCTCAGCGACGAGTCGCGGATGCTGGTGGAGCTGGACGACCGGGGAGACACGGTCAGCCTGCGCTCCCTGTGGCACGGCTCCGCGGGGCTCAAGAAAAACGTCCCCCAGGGCGAGGGGCTGGCCCTGGACGAATACGGCCGGCTCTACATGGTCAGCGAGCCGAATCTGTTCTACGTCTTCGATCGCGAGGACTGA
- a CDS encoding SdiA-regulated domain-containing protein, with product MGAIIKGLLGSTRLWAGKRLLRGRTLLGRRPVARLWVWGLSFLGLALAYQVRAEHLDERLYFWLKTSWQAERWEGHSLWLPDYRVRIEAMPIPGMHHNLSGLTYDDERHHLWAVLNNPEELIALSVAGEVLARYPLEGFRDVEGVAYLGDGLLLFTEERDQALVAVPIPQQSGALRREDYRALTLGLGNDDGDNRGFEGVAYDRAGDRLFVVKEHSPRKLYEIRGFKASLSGDFNLEVIDHDAWLRRKNLASDLSSVEYDRSNGHLVLLSDEARLMLELDGKGKMVSFRSLRGGFAGLKKSVPQGEGIALDERGNLYVVSEPNLFYVFKRKD from the coding sequence ATGGGCGCCATCATCAAGGGGCTGCTGGGAAGTACGAGGCTGTGGGCAGGCAAGCGGCTTTTGCGAGGCAGGACACTGCTGGGAAGGCGGCCAGTCGCTCGCCTCTGGGTCTGGGGGCTGTCGTTCCTGGGCCTGGCGCTGGCGTATCAGGTGCGTGCCGAGCACCTCGACGAGCGTCTGTATTTCTGGCTCAAGACCTCCTGGCAAGCGGAGCGCTGGGAAGGGCACAGCCTCTGGCTGCCGGACTACCGGGTGCGGATCGAGGCCATGCCGATCCCCGGCATGCATCACAATCTCTCCGGCCTGACCTATGACGACGAGCGCCACCACCTGTGGGCCGTGCTCAACAATCCGGAAGAGCTGATCGCCCTGAGCGTCGCGGGCGAGGTGCTGGCGCGCTATCCGCTCGAGGGGTTCAGGGACGTCGAGGGCGTGGCCTACCTCGGCGACGGCCTGCTGCTGTTCACCGAGGAGCGCGACCAGGCGCTGGTCGCCGTGCCGATACCGCAGCAGTCCGGCGCGCTGCGGCGCGAGGACTACCGGGCGCTGACCCTGGGCCTCGGCAACGACGACGGCGACAACCGCGGCTTCGAGGGGGTCGCCTACGACCGCGCCGGCGACCGCCTGTTCGTGGTCAAGGAGCACTCGCCGCGCAAGCTCTACGAGATCCGCGGCTTCAAGGCCAGCCTGTCCGGCGACTTCAACCTCGAGGTGATCGATCACGACGCCTGGCTGCGCCGCAAGAATCTGGCCAGCGACCTTTCCTCCGTGGAGTACGACCGGAGCAACGGCCATCTGGTCCTGCTCAGCGACGAGGCGCGGCTGATGCTGGAGTTGGACGGCAAGGGGAAAATGGTCAGCTTCCGCTCCCTCAGGGGCGGTTTTGCCGGGCTGAAGAAGAGCGTCCCGCAAGGCGAGGGCATCGCCCTGGACGAGCGCGGCAACCTGTATGTCGTCAGCGAGCCGAACCTGTTCTACGTCTTCAAGCGCAAGGATTGA